TGAAAAAcactaacatggcctcagagccaggttcaATTATCTAAAGAGCTGGGCATTCAATCTGTGAGAGGAAGAATCATCGGGAAATTTTGGAGGCTCGTTTGAAGCTCACGAAGCTGCtcccaaaatctgaaaacaacTTGTTTTTGGAAGAATCAGAGACCAACCATGGCTAGATCTGGAAGCTCAGAGGTGAGAACCCCAATTTTCTCTGGTGAaaattatgagttttggaAGATTAAGACGATGACCATATTCAAATCATATGGGCTTTGGAATCTGGTAGAGAAGGGAATCCTAGTCTCAGattcgaagaagaagaagaaggcaacTGAGGAGACctcagaggaagaagatgatgagaaaGCAGCTGCAATCCTCATAAAGGATGCAAAAGCTCTGGGTATTATCCAAAATGCAGTCTCAGATCAGATTTTCCCACGAATTGCAAATGCAGACTCTACCAAAGCTGCTTGGGAGCTGCTATATGGAGAATTTCATGGTGGAGATCACGTTAGATCggtaaaacttcaaaatctcatacgtgaatttgaatatactaGAATGCATGATAGTGAGTCATTGTCTGCTTACCTTACTAGACTGAATGATCtgattaatcaaatgaaaacatatgGTGAAGTGCTCTCCAATGAGAGGCTTGTGCAAAAGGTTTTGATTAGTCTTAGCAAGGTATATGACCTCATTTGCTTAGTGATTGAAAACACTAAGAGTCTAGAAACTATGGAATTGCAAGAAGTAATTGCTATTCTGAAGAGTCAAGAGCAACGATTTGAGTTGCACAATGCAGATGCAACTGAGAAAGCTTTTGCCTAATTCACAGTGAGTTCAAAAGGTCAGAATAAGACTGCAGCTAATTCTGATCCATCCAAGGCTCAGAAAAATTGGAATCCAAAAGGCAAGCCTTGGGAATCGAAAGGCAAGCCTCAATGGAATAATTCTGCACAGACTCATAGTTCATCTACAGGTCAAGAAGCTGTAAAACCCCAATGCAAGGTGTGCTCTAAATATCACTTTGGAGAATGCAGGTATAAAGGCAAGCCAAAGTGTTACAACTGTGACAGGTTTGGTCACTTGGCTAGAGAGTGCACTGCAGAGAAGGCTGTGCAGAAGGCAAACTGTGCAAGTCAAATGGAGGTGTCTGGAAATCTGTTCTATGCAAATTGTGCTACCACTGACTCAAAACCAAATGGGGATTGGTACATTGACAGTAGCTGTAGCAACCATATGACTGGAAATATGGATTTGCTTGTTGGTGTAAGGACAAATGTGGCTGGAAAAGTGCAGATGCCAACTGGTGCTCTTGTGAATGTTGCTGGCATGGGTTCACTGGTCATTGACacaacaaaaggaagaaaatacaTTAGAGAAGTAATGTATCTTCCAGGATTGAAAGAGAATTTGTTGAGTGTTGGACAAATAGATGAGCATGGAtattgtttggtgtttggagATGGaatgtgcaaggtgtttgaAAGCTCCTTAATGAACTGCCTCATTATCAAAGTTCAAGTGAAGAAGAACAGATGGTATCCCCTGTTTTTTCTAGTTGAGAATCAACTACTCATGAAGGCTAATATTACACATAGCACATGGACTTGGCACAAAAGGCTAGGACACCTACACTTTAGAGGACGGAAGCAGTTGAGAGACAAAGATATGGTACATGGCTTACCCCAATTGGAAGAGCAAAATGGTGTGTGTAAAGGCTGCCAACTTGGAAAACAACATAGAAATGTTTTTCCAAAGAATCAAGCTCAAAGGGCAAGCTCTCCACTTGAGTTAGTTCACATTGATCTTTGTGGGCCTATGAAAACTGAATCTGTTGCAGGCAACAAATATTTCATGTTGATCATTGATGACTGCACAAGGATGAGTTGGGTCTATCTCTtaagaaacaaatttgaagCTTTCAATTGtttcaagaaatttaaatCCATGACTGAGTTGCAATCTAGACACAAGGTGAAATGCTTGAGGAGTGACAGACGTGGagaatttctattttctaaGTTCATAAAGTTTTGTGAAGATCATGGGATTCAAAGGCAGCTCACAATGCCCTATACTCCTCAGCAGAATGGAGTGgtagaaaggaaaaacaggACTGTGGTTGAAATGGCTAAGTCTATGCTACATGAGAAGGAAATACCTTACTTTctttgggcagaagctgtaCACACAGCTGTATATATCTTGAATAGATGTCCTACCAAGGCTTTGAACAATGTCACACCTTTTGATGCTTATAGTGGAAGAAAGCCGGGCATTGCTCATCTGAAAGTTTTTGGCTCCTTGTGTTATGTTCATGTGCCTAATGAATTAAGACACAAACTGGAACCCAAAAGTGTAAAGGGAGTGTTTGTTGGCTATGCAACCTGCGAGAAAGGTTATAGAATTTTTGATCCAATCTCCAAGAAACTCACCTTGTCAAGAGATGTCACCTTTGATGAGGAAGGATATTGGAACTGGACAGAACACTATGGCAAAGCTGTGACACCATTTCCTAATGAAAGTCTACGTGAGCATGGCTTCGTTATAGGAGATAAAGCTGAGAATGTTGCACTAACACCTTAGACTCAAACCCAATATGAAAAGAGTCCATCATCCTCTCAAGCACCTTCACAACATATCTCAAGTGACATAAGCAGTGAAGAAAGGAACACTCAAGCTTATGATCACTCACCATTGAAGTGGAGAAGGTTAGATGATGTGCTTGCACAGTGCAATCTCTGCATCATTGAACCAGAAAGATATGCAGAGACAGCTCAAGGCAAGGCATGGCTAAAAGATATGGAAGATGAACTCCAAatgattgagaaaatggtACTTGGGAATTGGTTGATAGACCAACTAAGAAACCAGTTATTGGAGTCAAGTGGGTTTACAAAAGCAAGCTAAACTTGGATGGTTCAGTTCAAAAGAACAAGGCAAGGTTAGTTGCAAAAGGGTATGCTCAGAAACCTGGAATGGATTACAATGAAACCTATGCTCCTGTGGCTAGATTGGACACCATTAGAACTCTCATTGCCCTGGCTGCTCAGAAGGAATGGAAGCTGTACCAGCTTGATGTAAAATCAGCTTTTCTAAATCGTGTATTGCAAGAAGAGGTATATATAGACCAACCAGAGGGTTATGTGATCAAGGGCAAGGAAGATAAAGTATATAGGCTGCACAAAGCTCTTTATGGTCTAAAACAAGCACCTAGAGCTTGGTATGGAGAGATAGAGACCTACTTCATGCAAtatggttttaaaaaaagcctaAGTGAAGCTACTTTGTATACCAAGACAAGGGAAGATAGAGATATTCTCATTGTCtctatttatgttgatgacattgtGTATACAGGGAGCTGCAAAGGATTATTAGATGAATTCAAggaagagatgatgatgaaataTGAGATGACAGATTTGGGCCTTCTAcatcattttcttggcatgggAGTGGTTCAAACGAACTCAAGCATATTCATTCACCAAAAGAAGTATGCAGGTTCTTTATTAAACAAATTTGGCCTAAATGAGTGCAAGTCTGTAATCACACCTCTTGTAGCTACTGAAAAGCTAGTTAAGGATGATGGAAGTGGAGCAGCAAGTGAAGAGCAATATAGAAACATTGTAGGTAGCCTCTTGTACCTAATTGCCACTAGACCAGATATTATGTATGCTTCTAGCCTGCTTGCTCGTTTCATGCATTTCTCTACAAATAAGCACTATGGAACTTCTAAACGAGTGCTAAGGTACATTAAGGGGACTCTAGACTATGATCTAGAGTATGTGAAAGGCAAGGATGCAATGTTGATTGGCTTCTGTGATAGTGACTGGGGAGGATCAATTGATGACAGCAAAAGCACCTCTGGATATGCATTCTCCTTTGGCAGCAGTGTTTTCTCATGGGCTTCAGTCAAGCAGAATTGTGTGGCGTTGTCCACAGTAGAAGCAGAGTATATAAGTGCATCTGAGGCTACTGCATAGGTTATTTGGCTTAGATTCGTGTTAGAAGACTTTAGAGAACTTCATACATAAGCATATTGATCGAAGATATCATTTCATCGAAGATGCTCTTCAAGAAGGCATCATTGACTTGGTGTACTGTCCTACTAAGGAACAACTAGGTGACATTTTCACCAAATCCTTTGCTAAGGATCGATTCAATTACCTTAGAAGTATGTTTGGAGTTAAATCAGCTCAAGACTTAAAGGGGAGTGTTGAATTATAAGCCTTAAGCTGACTTAAGAGTTAGTTTAATtcgttttccattttatttcctttttatgaCAAGTGTAAGCTTCCTATTGGTTGCCTAAGTGAACGGCTGAGATCATCTTGTGATGTAAGAGATCCAGCTACTATGCATAACAGATATATCCCTCACACTATGTGCGTGAGGTTGtaagaaagagagaagtgAATGAACACTCTGCTGCTACACGTATAGCAGACAGATTTTGGTAATCTCTTCTTGCttctttcccttttgtttCCTTCTGCAAATTCTGAGTATTCATACCTGAAAAACACTAACAAAAAGAGCCTTGCTTAGTGAGAAAGATTCCatccatatatttttattaaattaccATTGTGAAGTATTGTAGTCCATGTACTCCGTTGATTCGACATTTTTGtccatgtttttcttcttgtgtCTATTGTTATACATACAAAAGTAAAACCCtaggtgtatatatatacacattcaGAGGGAAAAGTGGTACAATTAGATCGACATGGAAAAGAGCAAGGTGCTTGTGGTTGGTGGTACTGGGTACCTGGGGCGTAGGATTGTTTCTGCAAGCCTATCCCAAGGCCACCCAACGTATGTTCTTCAAAGGCCAGAGATTGGCCTTGACATTGATAAGCTCCAAATTCTCTTGGCATTCAAGAAGCAAGGGGCTCACCTTGTGGAGGGCTCATTTTCTGATCTGGAAAGCCTTGTCCGTGCTGTCAAGCTTGTTGATGTTGTCATCTGCCCCATATCTGGGGTACATATTCGGAGTCACAACATTTTGCTGCAGCTCCAACTTGTTGAAGCTATCAAAAGAGCCGGAAATATTAAGGTACAAACACTACTAGAAAAGCTTCatataattcatggatacactCGTGTCGTGGCCAGTGCTAGTGTCATTCACAGACAACCTATGGCCAGAGATCGTATTTGTATTAGATATATACATGAATTAAGCAAGGATGGTGCTCATTTGCTCTGTGTGCTTTTTGTTTCTCAAAAGGTTTTTATTCTCATGTTATTCTACTGGTTTTGTTTATTGTgcacttatattataacacatggATTAGTAACATTACGTAACATAAAATTTCTTGGGAATGTAGCAAGTGGTGTTACTAATTAACTCAAGTGTTAGTTGGATGACATGGTTGATATTTCATGAACTTAGAATACAACATTAATTAATAGATATACGAATTCTGAGAGGATTGGTAGTACCACATAACAATGGGACGGTCACACTACAGCATTTATTTACATAACGGTGCTACAATCACATCAAAAAAGGTTAAAATAATCTAGAATTCATTTCCCCCGTATAGGTCCTTCCTTATGAAGGAGAAcctttttcataattattgATCATGTTAGGTGGCATATATGTACAATTAATATGAAtgatttatcttctttttttgttttatataaatgcaattgatagtctaaattataaagGGATGGggtttttcacacacacactatcaaCGAGCTATGGTGATTTGAACCTAAAATCACAAGTGTTCAAGTTAAGGATTGGGCTAGACCGCATTGACAATTTagtttaattatattttttttgtcacaATGATTTAGCTTAATTATTAGTGTTTAACTTTTTCATTAATTCGGATGTACTTCAATATTCGAAATTACAATTGATATTAGGGTACCGATTTtcccattttccttttatccacttatattctctttttttaaaaatacttttaccataacaaaaaagggagtgtaagtggacaaaataaTAGTGGGAACATACAATTTCCAACAAAGTGAGTGTAAGTGAACAAAAGAGGAGTATGAAAGCTCCCTTGATATTATAATAGAAGATTGCTATATATAATAAGAGCGTACGACTTTAAATACCTCATCCAATTTATGATGAGGAAGAGAATGTTTTATATAGGAATGAGACTTGTCTTTTCCATCTGAATGAGACTTGTGAATAATCTTTTTGATGTTTTTGGTCCTAACTCGTGATCAAATTAACATATTGATCTTTTTTCCTGCCCTGGCTTTTCTGTGTAGCGTTTTTTACCTTCAGAGTTTGGTCTAGATCCACGACGTATGGGACATGCACTTGAACCTGGAAGAGTTACATTTGATGATAAAATGGTAGTGAGAAAGGCAATACAAGATGCTAAAATCCCCTTCACTTATGTATGTGGTGCCGGCGTCGCTGGTTATTTCGCCGGCAACCTTTCACAGATGGGGACACTCGTTCCTCCAAAGGAGAGTGTTCTTATTTATGGAGATGGTAATGCTAAAGGTACACCAAaactaataaattaaattaaacaccacTTTTCACCTCCATAGGCATTTGCTATTATGCAGGCTAATAGTATATAGATACTCTGGTTTATGTATATATGACATAgaattcatcatcttcatgtGGATGACATAGaattcatcatcttcagcgGTGTTTATGTATCTATAGTGGATGAAGATGACATCGCAGCATATACAATCAAAACAATAGATGATCCGCGAACATTGAACAAAACAGTATACCTTCGtcgcgatttagaatgcaacctcatttgttcaataaagtcatgcatgatatttgcaattatgatgcatactttgttcaaagtgtgatgctgctggggttttggggcttcttccggagcaaaagcttacagctgttatacaaatgttggcgtatggagcatctgctgatcaggtggatgagattgcccggatggggaagtccactatgttggaggctttggtaagattttgtcaagcagttgaaactctgtacactagggactacctgcgtagacctactcccaaggacctccaacggcttctacaaaaagccgaagctcgaggatttccaagaatgattggtagcatcgactgcatgcactggcaatggaagaattgcccaactgcctggcaaggtgattatggcaatagaaaaggccaaaaaagtatcatccttgaagcggTTGCTGGgttcgacacatgggtttggcatgccttcttcggagttgcaggatcacaaaatgacctcaacgtgctgggtcaatcccccgtcttcaacgatgttttgagaggccagggccccaatGTCACCTatgaagtcaacaatacagtataCCAGACGGGATActatctagctgatggcatctacccgaggtggatgacttttgtcaaatccattccgaatccccgatcccagaagcaaaaattatttgctacatatcaagaaggatacaggaaagatgtcgaaaggtgttttggcatccttcaagctcggtggttgattattcgaggtgcggcccatatgtttgatgaggagatcctcagaagcattatgatgacttgcatcatcctccataatatgattgtggaggatgagtacgattatgatgctttagaggtctacgaactggatccaatgaacacgactttgacacggatttatgaaaggcctatggggccaaatggagaaccgtttgagccggaaccgttggtgagggatggtcatttgatgacccgaatgatagatcgatatacagagatgcaatcttcgtatattcatgaaatgcgtcaagttcacttgatggagcatctatgggcggtgaaaggcaatgaagattaatgatggagcatagatgatttggttatgttttatttagttatggttaggttgtgttgtatttttatttattatggtttggttgtggttggttattattattgtgccttgtttgtatttttatttttatttgtattatgttttgtttgaagtatggaatatgttgaataaaaaggtaatttattgaatgctttgtttattaaataatgaaatgtaatacaagtcattacgaattactactaaaataaaatacatgaattacaacaactttaatagaaaaaaactaaaatacaaatacataaaaggtatgctaactaatttaatggtttccatcatttaaccaatccgtgttgctaggcccatcatcccgaaaaagtcttcttctcataacatcccttcgttctagcttccaaaattgttttgtttgaggggacatatgacttgtatccatcgccatggtttcccgatctgtcttggccatttcttttttgggcaaatactccctttctcgtgcatactcagcttgaagggccaactcgtgatcttggcgtttttgctccatttctattcttatgccgttttgccttgcaatttcctccaaaaattgtgaattttgattgcttgaattacccgctttctttgcctttgcggcctttcggccaatgggcctcggctccttttcgatgggtgagtcttgactcataggagaatcgagaggtgaatcggatgtcattgaatcatggagtggcgtctcgtttaacacaaccttcggacccgtcggaataattatgaagcgtttgcaatatttcaccacctcccaacattcatgatgggtgaaactttttttgccacccccggttgcaccgaaccacatttgtgcttgaataatctatttaacaaaaaaatggaaatgcaataaatatttaaaatatattggatatgcaagaaatattaacaacatattgaaaatgcaagcaatattaacaaaatattgaaaatgcatgaaatattaacaacatattgaaaatgcaagcaatattaacaaaatattgaaaatgcaagcaatattaacaaaatattgaaaatgcaagcaatattaacatattaacaaaatatatatattaggagattaaacttaattaaaaaaaattataaaatacttacctcgttagtacgattttgcccacttctatagttgtccatcgcttttgctagggcatttctccattttcccaactctttattgagaattttccacctactggataatgccatctccgtacgagtagactccggaattttttcacaaaattcggcatgaatttttttccacatatgaaaaaatttcatttcattgccggacacgggacaatgacaaatttggagccaagcctcacacaaggaaacatcttccattgtgctccaagcccctccggtttcgatagaagaagccataaaaatatgaaatcaaaatgctagatgaaaaagaggaaaatgttgtgtaaaaagagtgaataatagtagaagtataatgaaatgtaagagcattggtgttgaaagtgaagggtattgataggtatttatagaaaaaaaatatatcataattttttacaatttttaaaaaaaatttacgattttttttcatatttttattgcccaaaaaagcctcagccgTAGGGTGGATTCGGAGAAGCAGATCGGAAGGCTGGGGAGGCAACACGTGGCAAAGTACTGTTGGAGTTGGCgtcgcgctgacgtcagcacgctctggttcaaatttttttactgttggcgcgtgcattgcacgcgccaatggtaaaaaaatttgaaacgcGCTAGCTGACGTCAGCACACGCGGGCTGGACCTCGGGTTCATCTCTccttcgggctggcccgagttggtgggtcccacaccacCCCCGTGCCTGGGCTGCGCGGTGgaatgactttttttttttttttttctcccctcGCCTCGGGCTGGGCTCTCCCGCTGGAGCCGCTCTAACAagtgcaaaagaaaaaaactaagGCATCAAATTGGGTTTCAGCTAAaagtgagagaaaagagagctaGAGTTTGTGAGAGAGCAAAGGGGGTTCTTCATTGTAACCAAAGAGGTTCTTTCTTACTAATGAGTTTCTCGGGGGTTACCAAAGAGGACGTAGACACAATGCCGAATCTCTATAAattcttgtgttctttgtgtgtgtgtgtctgtgtGCGCTTTATCTTTATGTGGCTTGTGTGTGGTAATTGCATAACCCATCAATGACAAAGTCTAGGGGTGTTTTCGCACAACACAcacttcttcccttttttagAAATAAACAAGCGTGAACATTTATGGGCTTAGACTGAGTGAAAAGGATGGAAACCCATATTAAACAGTCCTAGATTAATAATGGGATCTATCAAGCCACATTAAGCTGCACCATCCAGCTTAAAGCTAGTGCTCCACTTTTGGGCTTAGCACTTATGTTTTGGAACAGTGCCACCAACGCTTTCGACTTTCGAGTTGGTCCAATGTCCATATCAATCCTAGACCTGGCAGTGGTCTTTGAATTTAAGCCTCATGGGAGGATGGCCGATTGTTTAAGAGATTTCCAAACGACCACCCAGCGGCGGAGAAATGTTCCTAACTCAGCCCAAATTGATTGACGAAATCAAGATCGAGGCGCTCACCATCATAccactctttttcctttcacGACCATCAACCACGAAAGTTCACACGCCACACAAGCGCTCACACTAAAAAGGACGACTTTGTTGCCAAATCAGCTCGACTCATCAATTATTTAACTCCGAAGAATCCACCCAATTGGCCAAAAAGATTTAGCGTCCAACAACAGCTAGTAGTAGTAAGTAGTGGAAAGAGACAGATATTTTTAGGACATGGGGTATGGAGACTACCCAAAAGTGGGCATGTAGGAAGTAGATGTGGTAAAAGAATtatcataaataaattagttgTGAGATTTAATCAGAGCTATTAATAGTACTTCAATctaatggttcaaaatttgtataaaaaatagagTGTTTGGGATCTTCCCCGTATATCAAGTTGGTAAATCCCAATATACTTGCAGTTTGATCATGAAACGTTAGTTGAACAGCCTgcgaaacaaaaaaaacaaaggatgAAATGTCTCGTGCACCGTCAATCACTAGAaattgaaggaagttgaggttccactccaaaaccaattggcaatgtgggactctttaccttcacattttCACACGCCCCCGCACGTGTGGCGAATTTTCAAGCTTAACACGTGGACAGCACATAttgggtgacgtggagcaTGTGCGgccgttgggctttcacaTGTGGGCTAACCcactctgataccatgaaggaagttgaggttccaccccaaaaccaattggcaatggggggagtaacctaactccttataagcccttgctaggtttcttaactttccaatgtgagaCTCTTtgccttcacattctcacataaatttgattcaacagttttgctgtttttgttgttgagtcTATATATAGCTAGCTAGCCCACCAACTATTTGATGAAGAGTAACTTGTACTGTATTACAAAAGTACAAACCCTAGCTTGCAAAGGAAACATAGGTCATCACCAAGTGAGAAGTCTCTATATAAATATAAGTCTCTTCAGTCCTTCATATTCGCAAGAAAAAACACATTAAGATCGAAATGGGAAAGAGCAAGGTGCTTGTGGTAGGTGGAACTGGGTACGTGGGGAGAAGGATTGTAAGGGCAAGCCTAGCCCAAGGCCACTGATTTCCAAAGCCTTGTTGATGCTGTCAAGCTTGTTGATGTTGTCATCTGCCCCATATCTGGGGCTCATAATCGGAGTCACAACAATTTGATGCAGCTCAAGCTTATTCAAGCTAGCAAAGAAGCCGGAAATATTAAGGTATTAGTGATCGATCTCTAAAAATCATATATGTGTAATAGGCATATATACAATTTACAAATGAATGGATGGATGTTCATTTGCTCCGTGTGCGTTTTCACTCTCATGTTACTACACATcacgttttattttttaaaacttattaATATCCTATACCTAAAATATAAACACATTATTCATTCATATTATCATATTGATTAGCAATACCGTGTGATGGCAAAATTNNNNNNNNNNNNNNNNNNNNNNNNNNNNNNNNNNNNNNNNNNNNNNNNNNNNNNNNNNNNNNNNNNNNNNNNNNNNNNNNNNNNNNNNNNNNNNNNNNNNNNNNNNNNNNNNNNNNNNNNNNNNNNNNNNNNNNNNNNNNNNNNNNNNNNNNNNNNNNNNNNNNNNNNNNNNNNNNNNNNNNNNNNNNNNNNNNNNNNNNNNNNNNNNNNNNNNNNNNNNNNNNNNNNNNNNNNNNNNNNNNNNNNNNNNNNNNNNNNNNNNNNNNNNNNNNNNNNNNNNNNNNNNNNNNNNNNNNNNNNNNNNNNNNNNNNNNNNNNNNNNNNNNNNNNNNNNNNNNNNNNNNNNNNNNNNNNNNNNNNNNNNNNNNNNNNNNNNNNNNNNNNNNNNNNNNNNNNNNNNNNNNNNNNNNNNNNNNNNNNNNNNNNNNNNNNNNNNNNNNNNNNNNNNNNNNNNNNNNNNNNNNNNNNNNNNNNNNNNNNNNNNNNNNNNNNNNNNNNNNNNNNNNNNNNNNNNNNNNNNNNNNNNNNNNNNNNNNNNNNNNNNNNNNNNNNNNNNNNNNNNNNNNNNNNNNNNNNNNNNNNNNNNNNNNNNNNNNNNNNNNNNNNNNNNNNNNNNNNNNNNNNNNNNNNNNNNNNNNNNNNNNNNNNNNNNNNNNNNNNNNNNNNNNNNNNNNNNNNNNNNNNNNNNNNNNNNNNNNNNNNNNNNNNNNNNNNNNNNNNNNNNNNNNNNNNNNNNNNNNNNNNNNNNNNNNNNNNNNNNNNNNNNNNNNNNNNNNNNNNNNNNNNNNNNNNNNNNNNNNNNNNNNNNNNNNNNNNNNNNNNNNNNNNNNNNNNNNNNNNNNNNNNNNNNNNNNNNNNNNNNNNNNNNNNNNNNNNNNNNNNNNNNNNNNNNNNNNNNNNNNNNNNNNNNNNNNNNNNNNNNNNNNNNNNNNNNNNNNNNNNNNNNNNNNNNNNNNNNNNNNNNNNNNNNNNNNNNNNNNNNNNNNNNNNNNNNNNNNNNNNNNNNNNNNNNNNNNNNNNNNNNNNNNNNNNNNNNNNNNNNNNNNNNNNNNNNNNNNNNNNNNNNNNNNNNNNNNNNNNNNNNNNNNNNNNNNNNNNNNNNNNNNNNNNNNNNNNNNNNNNNNNNNNNNNNNNNNNNNNNNNNNNNNNNNNNNNNNNNNNNNNNNNNNNNNNNNNNNNNNNNNN
This Prunus dulcis unplaced genomic scaffold, ALMONDv2, whole genome shotgun sequence DNA region includes the following protein-coding sequences:
- the LOC117613517 gene encoding isoflavone reductase homolog: MEKSKVLVVGGTGYLGRRIVSASLSQGHPTYVLQRPEIGLDIDKLQILLAFKKQGAHLVEGSFSDLESLVRAVKLVDVVICPISGVHIRSHNILLQLQLVEAIKRAGNIKRFLPSEFGLDPRRMGHALEPGRVTFDDKMVVRKAIQDAKIPFTYVCGAGVAGYFAGNLSQMGTLVPPKESVLIYGDGNAK